In Juglans regia cultivar Chandler chromosome 13, Walnut 2.0, whole genome shotgun sequence, the following proteins share a genomic window:
- the LOC108984994 gene encoding toll/interleukin-1 receptor-like protein, with product MDEGAVSVSSTSTFRLRWDVFLSFRGEDTRYTFINTLYKSLEESGVRIFKGLRGGDEIKPVLFEAIEYLATSIAIISSNYASSHWCLEELSKICEYRRLLLPVFYRVNPLDVRRHKGPFEENLRNHEKTYEEDKVRCWRRAMEKAGATIGWPFDKRWYI from the coding sequence ATGGACGAAGGCGCCGTTTCTGTCTCATCAACTTCAACTTTTAGGCTCCGATGGGACGTGTTCCTGAGCTTCAGAGGTGAAGACACCCGCTACACCTTCATTAACACCCTCTACAAGTCGCTCGAGGAGAGCGGTGTTCGAATTTTCAAGGGGTTGCGCGGCGGGGACGAGATCAAGCCGGTTCTTTTCGAGGCCATCGAGTACTTGGCCACTTCCATTGCCATCATATCCTCGAACTACGCATCGTCGCACTGGTGCCTAGAGGAACTTTCCAAGATATGTGAGTACCGGAGGCTCCTTCTTCCCGTCTTCTACCGAGTCAACCCGTTGGACGTTCGACGACATAAGGGACCTTTTGAAGAAAACTTAAGAAACCATGAAAAGACGTATGAGGAGGACAAGGTTAGGTGCTGGAGGAGAGCTATGGAAAAAGCTGGTGCAACTATTGGCTGGCCCTTCGATAAGAGGTGGTATATATAA